The Phaeobacter sp. A36a-5a genome contains a region encoding:
- the dapF gene encoding diaminopimelate epimerase: MREMTTGSDTRLPFMKMHGLGNDFVVVDARDMSWPITPAMAAGIAHRQMGVGFDQLTVITHGEEDAHLTFYNADGSTSAACGNATRCVARYLMQQTGREALRLTTDRGLLQARDAGNGLTAVNMGQPQLDWQDIPLAEQMDTLELPIEGAPTATGMGNPHCTFFVENAELIPLAEFGARYEHHPLYPERTNVQVAHLVGTDHIRMRVWERGVGITLASGSSSCATAVAAARRGLTGRHVQIDLDGGTLWIDWRDDGVWMTGPTCHVFDGSFTRDFLESL; the protein is encoded by the coding sequence ATGCGCGAAATGACCACAGGATCAGACACCCGCTTGCCCTTCATGAAGATGCACGGCCTCGGCAACGACTTCGTTGTTGTGGATGCCCGTGACATGTCGTGGCCCATCACACCGGCCATGGCCGCCGGAATCGCGCACAGGCAGATGGGCGTGGGATTCGACCAGCTCACCGTCATCACCCACGGCGAGGAAGACGCACATCTGACCTTCTACAACGCCGATGGATCCACCTCGGCCGCCTGCGGCAACGCCACCCGCTGCGTGGCCCGCTACCTGATGCAGCAGACCGGACGCGAGGCCCTGCGTCTGACCACCGATCGCGGCCTGCTTCAGGCAAGAGACGCAGGAAACGGGCTGACCGCCGTCAACATGGGCCAGCCACAGCTGGACTGGCAGGATATCCCGCTGGCAGAGCAGATGGACACGCTGGAGCTGCCGATTGAGGGGGCGCCAACCGCCACCGGCATGGGCAATCCGCATTGCACCTTTTTTGTCGAAAACGCCGAGCTGATCCCTCTCGCCGAATTTGGCGCGCGCTACGAGCATCATCCGCTTTACCCTGAACGCACCAATGTGCAGGTCGCCCATCTGGTCGGCACAGATCACATCCGCATGCGCGTCTGGGAACGCGGCGTCGGCATCACCCTGGCCTCGGGCTCCTCGTCCTGCGCCACCGCAGTGGCCGCAGCGCGACGCGGGCTGACCGGTCGCCATGTGCAGATAGATCTGGATGGCGGCACGCTCTGGATTGACTGGCGCGACGATGGCGTCTGGATGACCGGCCCGACCTGCCACGTGTTCGACGGCAGCTTCACCCGCGACTTTCTGGAAAGCCTCTAA
- a CDS encoding nuclear transport factor 2 family protein produces the protein MTPAAHNEVGALMEAYFEGLHQADSALLRKVFHPRLAYVCATEGDELYLDLETYMARVDSREPPAERGEARKEEILEIAFASGRLARVSARMTMMGRDFHDLLTLVRHGSEWRIVAKVFSYVPRKD, from the coding sequence ATGACGCCTGCCGCCCACAATGAGGTCGGCGCACTGATGGAGGCCTATTTCGAGGGCCTCCACCAGGCCGACAGCGCCCTGCTGCGCAAGGTTTTCCACCCGCGGCTGGCTTATGTCTGCGCCACCGAAGGCGACGAACTGTATCTGGATCTTGAAACCTACATGGCCCGCGTCGATAGCCGCGAGCCTCCGGCCGAACGCGGCGAGGCGCGCAAGGAGGAGATCCTGGAAATCGCTTTTGCCAGCGGCCGGCTGGCCCGTGTCAGCGCCCGGATGACCATGATGGGGCGGGATTTCCACGACCTGCTGACCCTTGTCCGCCACGGCTCGGAGTGGCGTATCGTGGCAAAAGTGTTTTCCTATGTTCCGCGAAAGGACTGA
- a CDS encoding M10 family metallopeptidase has protein sequence MAKGLNSISSFLQIGDQRVDGLFFGQKWSDDTIHYAYPSEPGVYNYSTSSNEAAAFSEVSDLQKSAIKFALDSDLGPAAARGFSVEGITKLNIEHDATPDTTSPEAIRYGNTSSPDVLGAHGYYPQNSPAAGDVWFGNTVYRSPAAGNYAWHTVLHETGHALGLTHSHENINGFGVVPSEYDHMEYTIMSYLSYENSPLGGYRNEPSSFAQTYMMLDIAALQHMYGADYTTNSNDTVYNWSPNSGDTLVNGEIAIDAVGNRIFATIWDGGGVDTYDLSAYAENLNIDLNPGESSRFSAAQTAHLGYGYNASGNIYNALLHNGDRRSLIENAIGGTGNDVIAGNIGSNLLRGEGGNDTITGGAGNDTVFGNTGNDHISGQDGDDRMLGGKGNDTVFGGTGNDELLGNQDDDVLNGKEGADTLYGGSGSDTLNGGTGADSMSGGTGNDTYWVDDAADQVAENAGAGQDRVNSSVTFDLTAHSAHIEDLTLTGSANINGTGNEADNSISGNTGANILRGEGGNDVMTGGDGNDTVYGNTGNDHISGQDGDDWVLGGKGNDTVFGGTGNDKLLGNQDDDVLNGKSGRDTLYGGSGDDTLTGGNGADTFVFTKGEDADRITDFGLGNDTLLLSGFGFSTEQDALGYANDVSGSVIFDFGDGDSITLLNLQLQDLHSNIVFT, from the coding sequence ATGGCTAAAGGTTTGAACTCTATCTCATCATTTCTCCAGATCGGAGATCAAAGAGTCGACGGCTTGTTTTTTGGGCAAAAATGGAGCGATGATACTATTCACTATGCCTACCCGTCTGAGCCCGGTGTCTATAATTATTCAACTTCTTCTAATGAGGCAGCTGCGTTTTCAGAGGTTTCCGATCTGCAGAAATCTGCGATCAAATTCGCTTTGGACTCTGATCTCGGCCCCGCCGCAGCAAGGGGCTTTTCTGTTGAAGGTATTACAAAGCTGAATATTGAGCATGACGCAACACCGGATACGACCAGCCCGGAGGCTATTCGGTACGGCAACACGTCCTCACCCGATGTTCTCGGTGCTCATGGATATTACCCGCAAAACAGTCCAGCCGCAGGGGACGTCTGGTTTGGAAACACGGTTTACCGATCCCCGGCAGCGGGCAACTACGCCTGGCATACTGTGCTGCATGAAACCGGACATGCTCTGGGACTGACGCATTCACATGAAAACATTAACGGATTCGGTGTTGTTCCATCTGAGTACGACCACATGGAATACACGATCATGAGCTATCTGAGCTACGAAAATAGCCCGCTAGGTGGATATAGAAATGAACCCTCGAGCTTTGCACAAACCTACATGATGCTGGATATCGCGGCCCTGCAGCATATGTATGGTGCCGATTACACCACCAACAGCAACGATACAGTCTACAATTGGTCCCCCAATTCAGGCGACACTTTGGTCAATGGTGAAATTGCAATCGATGCGGTCGGCAACCGGATTTTCGCCACCATCTGGGATGGGGGCGGCGTCGACACCTATGATCTTTCAGCCTACGCCGAGAATCTAAACATTGATCTGAACCCCGGCGAATCCTCACGCTTCAGCGCTGCACAGACAGCCCATCTGGGATATGGATATAACGCTAGCGGCAATATCTACAATGCACTTCTCCATAATGGTGACAGGCGTTCGCTGATCGAAAATGCCATAGGTGGCACTGGCAACGACGTAATCGCGGGCAACATCGGCTCCAATTTACTGCGTGGTGAGGGTGGCAACGACACCATCACAGGCGGTGCAGGTAATGATACCGTCTTTGGCAATACCGGAAATGACCATATCAGCGGTCAAGACGGTGATGACCGGATGCTGGGTGGCAAGGGCAACGACACAGTCTTTGGCGGCACTGGCAACGACGAGTTGCTGGGAAATCAGGACGACGACGTGCTGAATGGCAAAGAAGGTGCGGACACGCTTTACGGCGGTTCCGGCAGCGACACTCTGAATGGAGGTACCGGCGCCGACAGTATGTCAGGAGGCACAGGCAACGATACCTACTGGGTGGACGATGCCGCAGACCAGGTGGCCGAAAATGCGGGCGCAGGTCAGGACCGGGTCAATAGCTCAGTAACTTTCGATCTGACTGCTCACAGCGCACATATCGAAGACCTGACCCTCACCGGAAGTGCCAACATCAATGGCACTGGCAATGAGGCGGACAACTCGATTTCCGGCAACACTGGCGCCAATATTCTGCGTGGTGAGGGCGGCAATGACGTCATGACAGGTGGTGACGGAAATGACACTGTCTATGGCAATACCGGAAATGACCATATCAGCGGTCAAGATGGTGATGACTGGGTGCTGGGTGGCAAGGGCAACGACACAGTCTTTGGTGGCACTGGCAACGACAAGTTGCTGGGAAATCAGGACGACGACGTGCTGAATGGCAAGAGCGGCCGGGACACGCTTTACGGCGGTTCCGGCGACGATACTCTGACCGGCGGCAACGGTGCCGACACATTTGTATTCACGAAGGGAGAAGACGCCGACCGGATCACCGATTTTGGCCTTGGCAATGACACGCTTTTGCTGAGCGGGTTCGGTTTCTCTACTGAGCAGGATGCGCTCGGCTATGCAAATGACGTGTCAGGGAGCGTGATTTTCGACTTCGGTGATGGTGACAGCATAACCCTGTTGAATCTGCAGCTACAGGACCTGCATAGCAATATCGTCTTCACCTAG
- a CDS encoding alanine racemase, with protein sequence MFLDVLRRRNPDFVLAAQMLHRTGEIPANSYVLDLDAVAENARLIRAEADKFDLKVFAMTKQVSRNSGFCRAVMAGGIDRAVAVDMACAIACHNAGLKIGHLGHLVQVPRAEAAMAARQLTPDYWTVFSQAKAAEAAEAALAAGREQPLLARVQTAGDTFYRGHEGGFPAEDAVAAAGWMSQLSGARFAGITTFPAQLYDHTTGKIRHTPNLGTLKRTADALQRAGFDKIEINAPGTTSLVTLEALAEAGATQVEPGNGLHGTTPLHAVEDLPEMPAVLYLSEVSHLHGGRAYCFGGGLYVDPVFPEYGIKALVTTSPSVDTTDLRCVEIPPPSAIDYYGMIDATGANAPAPGDTVVFGFRGQAFVTRAHSVGIEGVSKGKPRVVSIENSYGQAEPWLRIRNATR encoded by the coding sequence ATGTTCCTCGATGTCCTTCGCCGTCGAAATCCCGATTTCGTCCTCGCCGCGCAGATGCTGCACAGGACGGGCGAAATCCCCGCGAACTCTTACGTTCTTGATCTGGACGCGGTTGCAGAAAACGCACGCCTGATCCGTGCGGAAGCCGATAAGTTTGACCTCAAGGTCTTCGCGATGACCAAGCAGGTGAGCCGCAACTCGGGGTTTTGCCGCGCCGTGATGGCTGGCGGCATTGATCGCGCGGTTGCTGTCGATATGGCTTGCGCCATCGCTTGCCATAACGCCGGGTTGAAAATCGGGCACCTCGGCCATCTCGTGCAGGTACCGCGCGCAGAAGCCGCGATGGCAGCGCGACAACTTACGCCCGATTACTGGACCGTGTTTTCGCAGGCCAAGGCGGCAGAGGCGGCAGAGGCCGCACTGGCAGCCGGACGCGAACAACCACTGCTTGCCCGTGTGCAGACCGCCGGAGATACATTCTATCGCGGTCATGAAGGTGGGTTTCCCGCAGAGGATGCGGTCGCAGCCGCAGGCTGGATGTCCCAGCTGAGCGGCGCGCGTTTCGCTGGCATCACCACGTTTCCTGCGCAGCTCTATGACCACACCACAGGCAAGATTAGACATACACCAAACCTTGGCACCCTGAAGCGGACCGCTGATGCTCTGCAACGCGCGGGCTTTGACAAGATCGAAATCAACGCACCCGGCACGACATCTCTTGTCACACTTGAGGCGCTTGCTGAAGCCGGAGCAACCCAGGTCGAACCCGGCAACGGGCTGCACGGCACGACACCTCTCCATGCCGTCGAGGATCTGCCCGAGATGCCAGCTGTTCTCTACCTCAGCGAGGTCAGCCACCTTCATGGCGGCCGCGCCTATTGCTTCGGCGGAGGTCTATATGTCGATCCGGTCTTTCCCGAATATGGCATCAAGGCATTGGTCACCACATCCCCCAGCGTAGACACTACTGATTTGAGATGCGTCGAGATCCCGCCGCCATCTGCGATTGACTATTACGGGATGATCGACGCCACAGGCGCCAACGCTCCCGCACCCGGTGACACGGTCGTTTTCGGCTTCCGCGGCCAGGCCTTCGTCACCCGCGCCCACTCGGTCGGCATCGAGGGCGTATCGAAGGGCAAGCCGCGCGTGGTGTCGATCGAAAACAGCTACGGGCAGGCAGAACCCTGGCTAAGAATCCGGAATGCGACAAGATGA
- a CDS encoding substrate-binding domain-containing protein, with protein sequence MNCTSRNLLASLSVLAFMAMPASAQTVGPSGEAATPSSAVIVDDAQASQLQSRGLRAALLWHDQSDFVNAVTAGATDEFTRLGIEVVATTSAGFDSARQLADIETALALNPDIILSLPLDPVASASAFKKARDAGVELVFLSNLPSGYEHPADYAAIVTDDLFQMGKQAADILAGAMGGTGDVGWIFHDAAYYVTNQRDNAFKTTIETHYPGMEIVAEAGISDPARAEEIANAMLLQNPNIGGIYVTWAGPAEGVLAALRANGNSSTRIVTLDLSEPIALDMVKGGNVVGIVADEAYELGRAMAAAGARGVLDLDNPPFVVAPAVSVTAKNVNEGWNQSLNLDAPQSVLDAQQ encoded by the coding sequence ATGAATTGCACTTCCAGAAATCTTCTTGCATCGTTGTCGGTACTTGCCTTCATGGCAATGCCTGCATCGGCCCAGACCGTCGGACCCTCGGGCGAGGCGGCAACCCCCTCCTCGGCTGTGATCGTTGATGATGCGCAGGCGAGCCAGCTGCAATCCCGGGGCCTTAGGGCGGCGCTGCTCTGGCACGATCAATCCGACTTTGTGAACGCGGTTACCGCAGGCGCAACCGATGAATTCACCCGGCTTGGTATCGAGGTGGTTGCCACGACATCAGCCGGCTTTGACAGTGCGCGTCAACTTGCTGACATCGAAACCGCGCTCGCGCTCAACCCCGATATCATCTTGTCCCTGCCGCTCGACCCCGTGGCATCTGCGTCGGCCTTCAAGAAAGCACGCGACGCCGGTGTCGAGTTGGTTTTCCTTTCCAACCTCCCGTCCGGCTACGAGCATCCTGCCGACTATGCCGCCATCGTGACCGACGATCTGTTCCAGATGGGCAAGCAGGCAGCCGACATTCTGGCGGGCGCGATGGGCGGCACAGGCGACGTGGGCTGGATCTTTCACGACGCCGCTTACTACGTGACGAACCAGCGCGACAATGCCTTCAAGACGACGATCGAAACCCACTATCCCGGGATGGAGATTGTCGCCGAGGCCGGTATCAGCGATCCCGCAAGGGCAGAGGAAATCGCGAATGCCATGCTGTTGCAGAACCCCAACATCGGTGGGATCTACGTGACATGGGCAGGTCCGGCCGAAGGTGTGCTCGCCGCGCTGCGCGCAAACGGCAACAGCTCAACCCGTATCGTGACGCTCGACCTGTCTGAGCCGATTGCTCTCGATATGGTCAAGGGCGGCAATGTCGTCGGCATCGTTGCCGATGAGGCCTATGAGCTCGGGCGCGCCATGGCCGCTGCCGGGGCGCGCGGGGTTCTCGACCTCGACAACCCGCCCTTTGTCGTTGCACCGGCCGTCTCGGTTACCGCCAAAAATGTCAACGAAGGTTGGAACCAATCGCTGAATCTGGATGCGCCGCAATCGGTTCTCGACGCGCAGCAATAA
- the gstA gene encoding glutathione transferase GstA, which produces MKLYYKPGACPLASHIALYETGRPFDIEAVDTAAGRTESGADYRAINPKGYVPALGLDDGSILTEGAAVLQYIADSHPAAGLAPAAGTLARARMQEQLNWIGTELHKAFGPLFREGTSEAGKDDAGTAVAGKFDFIETQLEDGREWLVDDQFSVADAYLFVVSNWANFTGIDLARWPNLAAFVSRSAARPSAQAAMRAEGLIQ; this is translated from the coding sequence ATGAAACTCTACTACAAACCCGGTGCCTGCCCGCTGGCCAGCCATATTGCCCTGTATGAAACCGGCCGCCCGTTTGACATCGAAGCGGTCGATACCGCGGCGGGGCGGACCGAAAGCGGCGCGGATTACCGTGCGATCAATCCCAAAGGCTATGTTCCGGCCCTGGGCCTGGACGACGGCAGCATCCTGACCGAAGGGGCGGCTGTTCTCCAGTACATCGCGGACAGCCACCCGGCGGCTGGTCTGGCGCCGGCGGCGGGCACCTTGGCCCGGGCGCGGATGCAGGAACAGCTCAACTGGATCGGGACCGAGCTGCACAAGGCCTTTGGCCCGCTGTTCCGCGAGGGCACGTCCGAAGCCGGCAAGGACGACGCGGGCACCGCTGTTGCGGGCAAGTTCGATTTCATCGAGACGCAGCTGGAAGATGGCCGCGAGTGGCTGGTAGACGACCAGTTCTCGGTCGCGGATGCCTATCTGTTCGTGGTCTCGAACTGGGCGAACTTCACCGGCATCGATCTGGCCCGCTGGCCCAATCTGGCCGCCTTTGTCAGCCGCAGTGCTGCCCGCCCGTCGGCCCAGGCCGCAATGCGCGCAGAGGGGCTGATCCAATGA
- a CDS encoding exopolysaccharide biosynthesis protein translates to MKAVSGCPGAIGLIRKRSLSFTLLRVIRYHQNSDHIALGTFLEQLGDRSFGWAILLSCLINLLPLPPGSTLVTALPLLFFCAQMGLGFSSVRLPRRIARIRFSGTGMRRIVLRLRPVSRRLERIARPRLRAVFQPRREQLTGGLLFLVSLALFVPLPLSGWFPAIALFVASIGLLERDGIIVLAGVCAGMLSIALTVFVGASILIGANSLIH, encoded by the coding sequence GTGAAAGCTGTTTCTGGATGTCCCGGTGCTATAGGCTTGATCAGGAAGCGCTCTCTCTCCTTCACTCTGCTGCGCGTGATCCGCTACCATCAAAACTCCGATCATATCGCGCTTGGCACCTTTCTGGAGCAGCTTGGCGACAGGTCCTTCGGATGGGCAATCTTGCTGTCGTGCCTGATTAATCTTCTTCCTTTGCCTCCAGGGTCAACCCTTGTCACCGCTTTGCCGCTCTTGTTTTTCTGCGCGCAGATGGGACTGGGATTTTCCAGCGTCCGGCTGCCGCGACGTATCGCGCGGATCCGTTTTTCCGGCACAGGCATGCGCCGTATCGTGCTGCGCTTGCGCCCCGTGTCGCGGCGGCTGGAGCGGATTGCCCGACCGCGCTTGCGGGCGGTGTTTCAGCCACGAAGAGAACAGCTGACCGGAGGCCTGCTGTTTCTGGTTTCCCTGGCGCTGTTCGTGCCGCTGCCGCTCAGCGGTTGGTTTCCAGCAATTGCCCTGTTTGTTGCCAGCATCGGGCTGCTGGAACGGGATGGGATCATCGTGCTGGCGGGTGTCTGCGCCGGGATGTTGTCGATTGCCTTGACGGTGTTTGTGGGCGCTTCGATCCTGATCGGGGCGAACAGTCTGATACACTAA
- a CDS encoding ABC transporter permease → MSPKFPNRAVLQGLIVYAGFVLIFLFFAAMLWDRGFLSPQNLTNIVLQTAPATVLAIGLVFVLAAGEIDLSFGAAVALSAIVAAMVMRVAPWPIGVAAGLATGMAVGFVNGAIVAYARLPSFLVTLATMGVVAGIARELSNLQSIPVTADAFIGIFGGGKLFGIPSLVIWTILALLIGHLVFRETRYGAHVLATGDNPRAALVSGIRVARLRLSVLMVSGACAGLAGLLYAGRLQSARYTLGESDLMTVIAAVIVGGTALNGGRGSVPGALVGSLMMGMLSNGLILMGLSVSWQMIIKGLIVLAAVAVSLREPNR, encoded by the coding sequence ATGTCGCCAAAATTTCCTAACCGGGCCGTTCTGCAAGGGCTGATCGTCTATGCGGGTTTCGTGCTCATTTTCCTCTTCTTTGCCGCGATGCTTTGGGACCGTGGCTTCCTTTCCCCCCAGAACCTGACGAACATCGTCTTACAGACAGCTCCGGCAACGGTGCTCGCGATTGGACTGGTCTTTGTCTTGGCAGCGGGCGAGATCGACCTTTCGTTCGGTGCCGCGGTCGCACTTTCGGCGATCGTCGCCGCGATGGTCATGCGGGTCGCGCCCTGGCCTATTGGCGTCGCCGCAGGGCTGGCAACAGGCATGGCGGTGGGCTTTGTCAACGGGGCCATCGTCGCCTATGCCCGGCTTCCCTCCTTCCTTGTTACATTGGCCACGATGGGTGTCGTAGCGGGCATCGCGCGTGAATTGTCCAATTTGCAATCCATCCCGGTCACCGCCGATGCTTTCATCGGCATTTTTGGCGGCGGAAAACTGTTCGGCATCCCCTCGCTTGTGATCTGGACCATTCTAGCGCTGTTGATCGGACATCTAGTTTTTCGTGAAACGCGCTATGGGGCCCATGTATTGGCAACCGGCGACAATCCACGCGCGGCCCTGGTCTCGGGCATCCGCGTCGCTCGCCTGCGGTTGTCGGTGCTTATGGTATCCGGGGCCTGCGCCGGCTTGGCTGGTCTGCTTTATGCCGGACGTCTCCAGTCAGCCCGCTACACCTTGGGCGAAAGCGATCTGATGACTGTCATCGCCGCCGTCATCGTGGGCGGCACCGCCCTGAACGGCGGACGAGGCAGCGTTCCTGGCGCGCTCGTTGGAAGCCTGATGATGGGCATGCTGTCCAACGGGCTGATCCTGATGGGGCTATCTGTTTCTTGGCAGATGATCATCAAGGGCCTGATCGTTCTGGCCGCCGTCGCCGTTTCACTACGCGAACCGAACCGCTGA
- a CDS encoding tautomerase family protein, whose protein sequence is MPYVNIKVTREGGPDGTGPSAEQKAQLITGVTDLLQDVLGKNPATTFVVIDEVPLEDWGVGGLPVQEYRKQAQ, encoded by the coding sequence ATGCCCTATGTGAATATCAAAGTGACCCGCGAGGGCGGCCCCGATGGCACCGGCCCCAGCGCAGAGCAAAAGGCCCAGCTGATCACCGGGGTTACTGATCTGTTGCAGGACGTTCTGGGTAAGAACCCGGCGACCACATTTGTGGTGATCGATGAGGTCCCGCTGGAAGATTGGGGCGTTGGCGGCCTGCCGGTGCAGGAGTACCGGAAGCAGGCGCAATAG
- a CDS encoding ATP-binding cassette domain-containing protein encodes MTPVLQLRNIRKSFGGVTAIQDFSLDMLAGEVVALVGDNGAGKSTLIKMISGVYTPSSGEMLLDGKPANFPDASVARERGVEVVYQDLALADQQTVYMNLFLGREPVKGPLRLLDRKRMIAETDALVRELDVRIPSASATIRDLSGGQRQGVAIARATHWARKLILLDEPTAALGVAETARVEATVESLKARNLAIFIVSHSLDQVFRLSDRICVLRRGEQIGIRETDKTDKNEIVSMITGVSK; translated from the coding sequence ATGACCCCGGTTCTTCAACTCAGAAATATCCGCAAATCCTTTGGCGGAGTCACGGCGATCCAGGATTTCTCGCTCGACATGCTCGCAGGTGAAGTCGTGGCACTTGTCGGCGACAACGGCGCCGGCAAATCAACTCTCATCAAGATGATCTCAGGTGTCTACACACCCAGTTCAGGCGAGATGCTTCTGGATGGAAAGCCAGCAAACTTTCCTGACGCTTCAGTTGCTCGGGAACGGGGGGTAGAGGTTGTCTATCAGGATCTGGCACTGGCCGATCAACAGACTGTCTACATGAACCTCTTTCTTGGTCGTGAACCCGTGAAGGGGCCGCTGCGGCTGCTTGATCGCAAGAGAATGATCGCCGAAACGGACGCGCTTGTTCGTGAACTGGATGTGCGCATCCCGTCCGCATCCGCTACGATTCGCGACCTTTCAGGGGGACAACGCCAAGGTGTCGCAATCGCACGCGCAACGCATTGGGCAAGGAAACTAATCCTGCTCGACGAACCCACTGCCGCGCTTGGCGTCGCTGAAACCGCCCGGGTCGAAGCAACAGTTGAATCACTGAAAGCACGCAACCTCGCAATCTTCATCGTCTCCCATAGTCTCGATCAGGTCTTCCGCCTGTCGGACCGTATCTGTGTCCTGCGCCGCGGCGAGCAGATCGGGATCCGCGAGACAGACAAGACCGACAAGAATGAAATCGTCTCGATGATCACCGGCGTCTCAAAATGA
- a CDS encoding LysR family transcriptional regulator, whose translation MKHDQLLALEAIVSTGTFRGAAERLNKSQSAISHTIRQLEEELELELFSREAYRPALTPAGEIFYREASRVLRQMQGLRSTAARLRAREEPELTLAVSATMDLDPLLPALADTGRRHPATHLRLRMEMMGGPIARLMEGKADIAVASLDGVPLDDVEAEPVAEVTIRPVASPALNLPAGSRALSASEMQSHVQVVAAGTGGAAHDQSRDLLSGSLKWTVSDLAAKKKVILAGLGWGGLPDHMTEEERRSGALLSLNLDGFPLRRTVIFKMRRRDQPIGVVAEELWNRVGATVSAAKPVAADTARR comes from the coding sequence ATGAAACACGACCAGCTCCTGGCCCTGGAGGCGATCGTCTCCACCGGAACCTTCCGCGGCGCGGCGGAGCGCCTGAACAAGTCGCAGTCCGCTATCAGCCACACAATCCGCCAGCTGGAGGAGGAGCTGGAGCTGGAGCTGTTCAGCCGCGAGGCCTACCGCCCCGCGCTCACCCCGGCAGGCGAGATATTTTACCGCGAGGCGTCGCGGGTGCTGCGGCAGATGCAGGGGCTTCGATCCACCGCCGCCCGGCTGCGCGCCCGCGAAGAGCCGGAGCTGACACTTGCCGTCAGTGCCACCATGGACCTGGACCCTTTGCTGCCGGCGCTTGCGGACACCGGACGGCGCCACCCGGCGACCCACCTCCGGCTGCGGATGGAAATGATGGGCGGCCCGATTGCCCGGCTGATGGAGGGCAAAGCGGATATCGCGGTCGCCTCCCTCGACGGGGTGCCGCTGGACGACGTGGAGGCAGAGCCGGTTGCAGAAGTCACGATCCGGCCGGTGGCCAGTCCCGCCTTGAACCTGCCCGCCGGGTCCCGCGCCTTGTCGGCATCCGAAATGCAAAGCCATGTGCAGGTGGTCGCCGCCGGCACCGGCGGCGCGGCGCATGACCAAAGCCGCGATCTCTTGTCCGGGAGCCTGAAATGGACGGTGTCCGATCTCGCGGCCAAGAAAAAGGTGATCCTCGCCGGGCTTGGCTGGGGCGGTCTGCCAGATCACATGACAGAGGAGGAGCGGCGTTCCGGGGCTTTGCTGTCCCTGAACCTGGACGGGTTCCCGCTGCGACGGACAGTGATATTCAAGATGCGGCGCAGGGACCAGCCCATTGGGGTTGTTGCCGAGGAACTCTGGAACAGGGTCGGTGCGACTGTCTCAGCTGCGAAGCCGGTTGCCGCAGACACAGCAAGGCGCTAA